A genomic stretch from Nilaparvata lugens isolate BPH chromosome 8, ASM1435652v1, whole genome shotgun sequence includes:
- the LOC120352752 gene encoding non-histone protein 10-like isoform X1 — MILARSESCSEDSDDEVNEIDVHRRKYQLLLDRCEVLQQDNERIVNRIQKVRKLLRRTRKERRFIMNRLDQHLDNWRTASLPLELDEPIDPPLKGISSERTVPTTKLNKQSSSSSTFEKGVSTPSAANSSKKSKVDSLSSQQQASPSPSPVPPKKSGKVASDPNAPKRPANPFFQYCQEQRTVLLESILSSGQKEPTKQELTKQLANKWNSLSTPDKKIYYDMYKKSKEKYTADMDIYTKSKGKL, encoded by the exons ATGATATTAGCTAGATCTGAGTCTTGCTCAGAAGATTCTGATGATGAGGTAAATGAAATAGATGTCCACAGAAGAAAATATCAATTGTTACTTGACCGATGTGAAGTACTTCAGCAG gACAATGAAAGGATTGTAAACCGAATACAAAAAGTACGCAAGCTTCTCAGACGAACTCGAAAAGAAAGACG ATTCATCATGAACCGTCTTGATCAACACCTTGACAACTGGAGAACCGCGTCCCTACCGCTTGAACTGGATGAACCAATTGACCCTCCACTGAAAGGCATCTCCAGTGAGCGGACAGTTCCAACGACTAAATTAAACAAG CAGTCGTCATCGTCGTCGACGTTTGAAAAGGGCGTGTCCACACCATCGGCTGCCAACTCGTCGAAAAAGTCGAAGGTGGACAGTTTGTCGTCGCAGCAGCAGGCATCTCCGTCGCCGTCGCCCGTGCCGCCCAAGAAGAGCGGCAAAGTGGCGAGTGATCCGAACGCACCCAAGCGGCCAGCCAACCCCTTCTTCCAGTACTGCCAGGAGCAGCGCACTGTGCTGCTTGAGTCCATTCTAAGCAGCGGCCAGAAGGAGCCCACCAAGCAGGAGCTCACCAAGCAGCTGGCCAACAAGTGGAATTCGCTGTCCACTCCCGACAAAAAG ATATACTACGACATGTAcaagaagtcaaaggaaaagTACACTGCTGACATGGACATTTACACTAAAAGCAAAGGAAAGCTGTGA
- the LOC120352752 gene encoding high mobility group protein B1-like isoform X2 translates to MILARSESCSEDSDDEVNEIDVHRRKYQLLLDRCEVLQQDNERIVNRIQKVRKLLRRTRKERRFIMNRLDQHLDNWRTASLPLELDEPIDPPLKGISSERTVPTTKLNKSSSSSTFEKGVSTPSAANSSKKSKVDSLSSQQQASPSPSPVPPKKSGKVASDPNAPKRPANPFFQYCQEQRTVLLESILSSGQKEPTKQELTKQLANKWNSLSTPDKKIYYDMYKKSKEKYTADMDIYTKSKGKL, encoded by the exons ATGATATTAGCTAGATCTGAGTCTTGCTCAGAAGATTCTGATGATGAGGTAAATGAAATAGATGTCCACAGAAGAAAATATCAATTGTTACTTGACCGATGTGAAGTACTTCAGCAG gACAATGAAAGGATTGTAAACCGAATACAAAAAGTACGCAAGCTTCTCAGACGAACTCGAAAAGAAAGACG ATTCATCATGAACCGTCTTGATCAACACCTTGACAACTGGAGAACCGCGTCCCTACCGCTTGAACTGGATGAACCAATTGACCCTCCACTGAAAGGCATCTCCAGTGAGCGGACAGTTCCAACGACTAAATTAAACAAG TCGTCATCGTCGTCGACGTTTGAAAAGGGCGTGTCCACACCATCGGCTGCCAACTCGTCGAAAAAGTCGAAGGTGGACAGTTTGTCGTCGCAGCAGCAGGCATCTCCGTCGCCGTCGCCCGTGCCGCCCAAGAAGAGCGGCAAAGTGGCGAGTGATCCGAACGCACCCAAGCGGCCAGCCAACCCCTTCTTCCAGTACTGCCAGGAGCAGCGCACTGTGCTGCTTGAGTCCATTCTAAGCAGCGGCCAGAAGGAGCCCACCAAGCAGGAGCTCACCAAGCAGCTGGCCAACAAGTGGAATTCGCTGTCCACTCCCGACAAAAAG ATATACTACGACATGTAcaagaagtcaaaggaaaagTACACTGCTGACATGGACATTTACACTAAAAGCAAAGGAAAGCTGTGA
- the LOC111051665 gene encoding LOW QUALITY PROTEIN: non-histone protein 10 (The sequence of the model RefSeq protein was modified relative to this genomic sequence to represent the inferred CDS: inserted 1 base in 1 codon), which produces MILARSESCSEDSDDEVNEIDVHRRKXQLLLDRCEVLQQDNERIVNRIQKVRKLLRRTRKERRFIMNRLDQHLDNWRTASLPLELDEPIDPPLKGISSERTVPTTKLNKQSSSSSTFEKGVSTPSAANSSKKSKVDSLSSQQQASPSPSPVPPKKSGKVASDPNAPKRPANPFFQYCQEQRTVLLESILSSGQKEPTKQELTKQLANKWNSLSTPDKKIYYDMYKKSKEKYTADMDIYTKSKGKL; this is translated from the exons ATGATATTAGCTAGATCTGAGTCTTGCTCAGAAGATTCTGATGATGAGGTAAATGAAATAGATGTCCACAGAAGAA ATCAATTGTTACTTGACCGATGTGAAGTACTTCAGCAG gACAATGAAAGGATTGTAAACCGAATACAAAAAGTACGCAAGCTTCTCAGACGAACTCGAAAAGAAAGACG ATTCATCATGAACCGTCTTGATCAACACCTTGACAACTGGAGAACCGCGTCCCTACCGCTTGAACTGGATGAACCAATTGACCCTCCACTGAAAGGCATCTCCAGTGAGCGGACAGTTCCAACGACTAAATTAAACAAG CAGTCGTCATCGTCGTCGACGTTTGAAAAGGGCGTGTCCACACCATCGGCTGCCAACTCGTCGAAAAAGTCGAAGGTGGACAGTTTGTCGTCGCAGCAGCAGGCATCTCCGTCGCCGTCGCCCGTGCCGCCCAAGAAGAGCGGCAAAGTGGCGAGTGATCCGAACGCACCCAAGCGGCCAGCCAACCCCTTCTTCCAGTACTGCCAGGAGCAGCGCACTGTGCTGCTTGAGTCCATTCTAAGCAGCGGCCAGAAGGAGCCCACCAAGCAGGAGCTCACCAAGCAGCTGGCCAACAAGTGGAATTCGCTGTCCACTCCCGACAAAAAG ATATACTACGACATGTAcaagaagtcaaaggaaaagTACACTGCTGACATGGACATTTACACTAAAAGCAAAGGAAAGCTGTGA